Proteins found in one Fundidesulfovibrio terrae genomic segment:
- a CDS encoding response regulator, giving the protein MNAVRKSALQSPLRSALVVSANEGHARVDRLSLKNAKVVVSRAVTSAKAAREHLRKLGADVVLVDDTLEDCTGWDFVRSMRADPRLRSIPVILISSSGDRERVVEAIRVGCVGYLVRPYTLDTFFKHLSLASQARCYMGEELGQVAAGLDMVEEDKPEKAMPKLEKVLETPDDARHYYETGLRLLAREDYTKAVDAFTRAARISAVMAEAHLGLARCWLALGDEVRYRKALTQAADICARTERFEHYKNEFLAILREDPRGFNPFVCLGMRLAREMDWDGALMAFKNAVWMTPEDAKAHLELAKVYHFKREPEMAKRSVNQALMLAEHDREANWLYERWTGQVWGLEDDAPEEEAAERGKIIPDMIPAVLNGVLYLAGMVTEGLHRFRRDYA; this is encoded by the coding sequence ATGAACGCTGTCAGGAAATCCGCTCTCCAGTCGCCCCTGCGCTCCGCACTGGTGGTCTCGGCAAACGAAGGCCACGCCCGGGTTGACCGTTTAAGCCTCAAGAACGCCAAGGTGGTCGTGTCGCGCGCCGTGACCAGCGCCAAGGCCGCCCGGGAACACCTCCGCAAGCTCGGGGCCGACGTGGTCCTCGTGGACGATACCCTGGAAGACTGCACCGGCTGGGATTTCGTGCGCTCCATGCGGGCCGATCCGCGCCTGCGGTCGATTCCCGTCATCCTGATCAGCTCCTCCGGCGACCGCGAGCGGGTGGTGGAAGCCATCCGCGTGGGCTGCGTGGGCTATCTGGTGCGCCCCTACACCCTGGATACTTTCTTCAAGCATCTGTCCCTGGCCAGCCAGGCCCGGTGCTATATGGGCGAAGAGCTGGGCCAGGTGGCCGCCGGGCTGGACATGGTGGAGGAGGACAAGCCCGAGAAGGCCATGCCCAAGCTGGAGAAGGTGTTGGAGACCCCGGACGACGCCCGCCACTACTACGAGACGGGGCTGCGCCTGCTGGCCCGCGAGGACTACACCAAGGCCGTGGACGCGTTCACCCGCGCCGCGCGCATAAGCGCTGTCATGGCCGAGGCGCACCTTGGGCTGGCCCGCTGCTGGCTGGCCCTGGGCGACGAGGTGCGCTACCGCAAGGCCCTGACCCAGGCCGCGGACATCTGCGCCAGGACCGAGCGCTTCGAGCACTACAAGAACGAATTTCTCGCGATCCTGCGCGAGGACCCGCGCGGCTTCAACCCCTTCGTGTGCCTGGGCATGCGCCTGGCCCGCGAGATGGACTGGGACGGCGCGCTCATGGCCTTCAAGAACGCGGTATGGATGACCCCCGAGGACGCCAAGGCCCACCTGGAGCTGGCCAAGGTCTACCATTTCAAGCGCGAGCCGGAGATGGCCAAGCGAAGCGTGAACCAGGCGCTCATGCTTGCGGAGCACGACCGCGAGGCCAATTGGCTCTATGAGCGCTGGACCGGACAGGTCTGGGGGCTCGAGGATGACGCGCCTGAAGAAGAGGCCGCCGAGCGCGGGAAGATCATCCCGGACATGATCCCGGCGGTGCTCAACGGAGTGTTGTATCTGGCCGGTATGGTCACGGAAGGCCTGCACCGGTTCAGACGCGACTACGCGTAG
- a CDS encoding efflux RND transporter periplasmic adaptor subunit: MLRARWKWVLAVVLAAAAVAFFAGQGSKDKAPKVMATAEVKMGDVRKVLQATGIVKAQVGAIVRIGARATGTIKEMRVRVGDPVEAGQTIALIDDRELVAQRDQAEATLEKAKAEKLRVEDVYPRKIAESDAQLKLSEAQYDYAKANSTRQTQLLRQNLVSKDTQEAAMREELVTQSTVRARKATLELNKTEFAKEKVKAAKAVEEAEAALATIETRITYTKIVSPINGVVSLVSTQQGETVVAGLQVANLITVLDPTRLEMWIYVDETDVGQVKPDMPVEFRVDAYPDVAFKGEVDTIYPQPEIRDNIVYYQALVRLSAQEAEKLRPEMTTQCQIVVQEKKDVLVIPNSALKWVDNQQAVFLVEDGKATRVQPELGLPGLHETEVLSGLSAGQMVATQIVLPPTTGKKPDTAQQAGAKPSGPPQPPMKR, from the coding sequence ATGCTGCGCGCACGCTGGAAATGGGTACTGGCCGTTGTCCTGGCCGCGGCCGCGGTGGCGTTTTTCGCCGGGCAAGGGTCCAAGGACAAGGCGCCCAAGGTGATGGCCACGGCCGAGGTCAAGATGGGCGACGTGCGCAAGGTGCTCCAGGCCACGGGCATCGTGAAGGCCCAGGTGGGGGCCATCGTGCGCATCGGCGCGCGCGCCACCGGCACTATCAAGGAGATGCGCGTGCGCGTGGGCGACCCGGTGGAAGCCGGGCAGACCATCGCCCTCATCGACGACCGGGAGCTGGTGGCCCAGCGTGACCAGGCCGAAGCAACACTGGAAAAGGCCAAGGCCGAGAAGTTGCGCGTGGAGGACGTCTATCCGCGCAAGATCGCTGAATCAGACGCCCAGTTGAAGCTCTCCGAGGCGCAGTACGATTACGCCAAGGCCAACTCCACCCGCCAGACCCAGCTTTTGCGGCAGAATCTCGTCTCCAAGGACACCCAGGAAGCCGCCATGCGCGAGGAGTTGGTCACCCAGAGCACCGTGCGCGCCCGCAAGGCCACCCTGGAGCTCAACAAGACCGAGTTCGCCAAAGAGAAGGTCAAGGCGGCCAAGGCCGTGGAAGAGGCCGAGGCGGCGCTGGCCACCATCGAGACCCGCATCACCTACACCAAGATCGTCTCGCCCATAAACGGCGTGGTCAGCCTGGTGTCCACCCAGCAGGGCGAGACCGTGGTGGCCGGGTTGCAGGTGGCCAACCTCATCACCGTGCTCGACCCCACGCGCCTGGAAATGTGGATATACGTGGACGAGACCGACGTGGGGCAGGTCAAGCCGGATATGCCCGTGGAATTTCGCGTGGACGCCTATCCGGACGTAGCCTTCAAGGGCGAGGTGGACACCATCTACCCACAGCCCGAAATACGCGACAACATCGTGTACTATCAGGCCCTGGTGCGCCTCTCCGCCCAGGAGGCCGAGAAGCTGCGTCCCGAGATGACCACCCAGTGCCAGATCGTGGTGCAGGAGAAGAAGGACGTGCTGGTGATCCCCAACTCGGCCCTGAAGTGGGTGGACAACCAGCAGGCGGTGTTTTTGGTGGAGGACGGCAAGGCGACGCGGGTGCAGCCGGAGCTCGGCCTGCCGGGCCTGCACGAAACCGAAGTGCTCTCGGGCCTGTCCGCAGGCCAGATGGTGGCCACGCAGATCGTCCTGCCCCCCACCACGGGCAAGAAGCCTGACACGGCCCAGCAGGCCGGAGCCAAGCCGTCGGGGCCGCCGCAACCGCCCATGAAGCGGTAA
- a CDS encoding aldehyde ferredoxin oxidoreductase family protein, producing the protein MNARLNGWMGWVLRVDLTTGTASREPLDPAALRLNIGGKGLAGHFLDPCVHLPWDHPDMPLCLFTGPLVATIAPTSGRACLATRSPLTGAFCDASVGGSLGTQLKKAGLDGLIVTGRAPRPVGIVIENGETSVRDASHLAGMTRDRVRAALDCSGSLAVVGPAAECGVRFSSIMVDTHHAFGRGGMGLSWAAKNLKYLSVKGSEKVRVADPEGLKKAREDIFRLVSASPVLSGGHGFSCFGTGALYDLMDSRRMMPTDNFRASHFAPAGELNAVRYKEAYQTSKHGCKGCHIQCKKVAADGRSMPEFETMSHFTALIGLTDIELVVAANALCNDLGMDTISSAVTLACHAEITGERLTPARVLELLEDMGRGRLPELGLGAAGYAALKGHPEAAMTVKGMELPAYDPRGAYGMSLAYALSTRGGCHLRAYPVSHEILRKPVATDRFSFLGKARIIKIAEDANAVVDSLTACKFIFFGASLEEYAAAYQAVTGEPSSAQDLLRLGERIYYRERIMNARLGFTSADDDIPARFFEAPGEHSLAGDIRPVPRVDFLEARAKYYAIRGLTEDGMPTQEKAKELGLEESYRQEMR; encoded by the coding sequence ATGAACGCCCGCTTAAACGGATGGATGGGATGGGTGCTCCGGGTGGACCTCACAACGGGCACGGCCTCCCGTGAGCCTCTCGACCCCGCCGCGCTGCGCCTGAACATCGGCGGCAAGGGGCTGGCCGGGCATTTCCTCGATCCGTGCGTCCACCTGCCCTGGGACCACCCGGACATGCCCCTGTGCCTGTTCACCGGCCCCCTGGTGGCCACCATCGCGCCCACTTCCGGGCGGGCCTGCCTGGCCACCCGCTCTCCCCTCACCGGAGCCTTCTGCGACGCCTCGGTGGGCGGAAGCCTGGGTACCCAGCTCAAGAAGGCCGGATTGGACGGACTGATCGTCACCGGCCGGGCTCCGCGCCCAGTGGGGATCGTCATCGAGAACGGCGAAACCTCCGTGCGCGACGCCTCGCATCTGGCGGGCATGACCCGCGACCGGGTCCGCGCGGCCCTGGACTGCTCCGGGTCGCTTGCCGTGGTGGGCCCGGCGGCCGAATGCGGCGTGCGCTTCTCCTCCATCATGGTGGATACGCACCACGCCTTCGGGCGCGGCGGCATGGGGCTTTCCTGGGCGGCGAAAAATCTCAAGTACCTCAGCGTCAAGGGATCGGAGAAGGTGCGCGTGGCCGATCCCGAGGGGCTGAAAAAGGCCCGCGAGGACATCTTCCGGCTGGTGTCTGCCTCGCCGGTGCTCTCGGGCGGGCACGGGTTCTCCTGCTTCGGCACGGGCGCGCTCTACGACCTCATGGACTCGCGGCGCATGATGCCCACGGACAACTTCCGGGCCTCCCACTTCGCCCCCGCCGGGGAGCTGAACGCCGTGCGCTACAAGGAAGCCTACCAGACATCCAAGCACGGCTGCAAAGGCTGCCACATCCAGTGCAAGAAGGTGGCGGCGGACGGGCGCTCCATGCCCGAATTCGAGACCATGTCGCACTTCACGGCGCTCATCGGCCTGACCGACATCGAGTTGGTGGTCGCGGCCAACGCCCTGTGCAACGACCTGGGCATGGACACCATCTCCAGCGCCGTGACCCTGGCCTGCCACGCAGAAATTACCGGCGAGCGCCTGACGCCCGCCCGCGTCCTGGAACTTCTCGAGGACATGGGCCGGGGACGCCTGCCCGAACTCGGCCTGGGCGCGGCCGGATACGCCGCCCTGAAGGGACATCCGGAAGCGGCCATGACCGTCAAGGGCATGGAACTGCCCGCCTACGACCCGCGCGGGGCCTACGGCATGAGCTTGGCCTACGCCCTGTCCACGCGCGGCGGCTGCCACCTGAGGGCCTACCCTGTGAGCCACGAGATCCTGCGCAAGCCCGTGGCCACGGACCGGTTCAGCTTCCTGGGCAAGGCGCGCATCATCAAGATCGCCGAGGACGCCAACGCCGTGGTGGATTCGCTCACGGCCTGCAAGTTCATCTTTTTCGGGGCCTCCCTTGAGGAGTACGCGGCCGCCTACCAGGCCGTGACTGGAGAGCCCTCCTCGGCCCAGGACCTGCTGCGCCTGGGCGAACGCATCTACTACCGCGAGCGCATCATGAACGCACGCCTGGGCTTTACCAGCGCCGACGACGACATCCCGGCCCGGTTCTTCGAGGCTCCGGGCGAGCACAGCCTGGCCGGGGACATCCGCCCCGTGCCCAGGGTCGACTTCCTGGAGGCGCGGGCCAAGTACTACGCCATCCGAGGGCTCACCGAGGACGGCATGCCCACGCAGGAGAAGGCGAAAGAACTCGGACTTGAAGAGAGCTACCGGCAGGAAATGCGATGA
- a CDS encoding class II aldolase/adducin family protein: MIRLLAKYADKIAAARLSAPGAPLLAGLDDALVFNREAQESSVLAGVFDRMSINSLLFLPPAEPYATIIDFLAARSAEGGEASIAPSDCETRTFLHDLPVVAEFTPDALASALKRRKSVIVPGKGVVAHGTVSPEQAFVSASSVCFACFVKFFADYLAQLRCGKPDAEYQAAFERAKTFLPPMHHRAPDLPAGPFADREAVIQAMDLTGKATVGYGLVDSFFGNISYCLDDVLYISQTGSSLDELPDCIDPCHLDGSSCAGLTASSELMAHQGIVLKTGAKAILHGHPRFAVIMSMDCDKKGCDKIGRCHIECTEPRFVWDVPVVPGEVGTGPRGLVNTLPPAMIGRRGVIVYGHGLFAIGREDFREPFATLLEVENYCREEYFRRVEMLGS, from the coding sequence ATGATCAGACTGCTCGCCAAATACGCCGACAAGATCGCGGCCGCCCGGCTCTCCGCTCCCGGGGCGCCTCTCCTGGCCGGGCTGGACGACGCCCTGGTGTTCAACCGCGAAGCGCAGGAGTCCTCCGTGCTGGCCGGGGTGTTTGACCGCATGAGCATCAATTCGCTGCTCTTTCTGCCGCCCGCCGAGCCCTACGCCACCATCATCGACTTTTTGGCCGCGCGCTCGGCCGAGGGTGGGGAAGCCTCCATCGCGCCGAGCGACTGCGAGACCCGCACCTTCCTGCACGACCTGCCCGTGGTGGCCGAGTTCACTCCGGACGCCCTAGCCTCGGCGCTCAAGCGCCGCAAGAGCGTCATCGTGCCGGGCAAGGGCGTGGTGGCCCACGGCACCGTGAGCCCGGAGCAGGCCTTCGTCAGCGCCAGTTCCGTGTGCTTCGCCTGCTTCGTGAAGTTCTTTGCGGATTACCTGGCCCAGCTGCGTTGCGGCAAACCCGACGCCGAATACCAGGCGGCCTTCGAGCGGGCGAAAACCTTCCTGCCCCCCATGCACCACCGCGCCCCGGACCTGCCCGCCGGGCCGTTCGCCGACCGCGAAGCCGTCATCCAGGCCATGGACCTCACCGGCAAGGCCACCGTGGGCTACGGGCTGGTGGATTCGTTCTTCGGCAACATTTCCTACTGCCTGGACGACGTCCTCTACATCAGCCAGACCGGCTCGTCGCTGGACGAGCTGCCCGACTGCATCGACCCCTGCCACCTGGACGGATCGTCCTGCGCGGGGCTCACGGCGTCCAGCGAGCTCATGGCCCACCAGGGCATTGTTCTCAAGACCGGGGCCAAGGCCATCCTGCACGGGCATCCGCGCTTCGCGGTGATCATGTCCATGGATTGCGACAAGAAAGGTTGCGACAAGATCGGGCGCTGCCACATCGAGTGCACCGAGCCGCGTTTCGTGTGGGACGTGCCGGTGGTGCCGGGCGAGGTGGGCACGGGGCCGAGGGGGCTCGTGAACACCCTGCCCCCGGCCATGATCGGCAGGCGCGGGGTGATCGTGTACGGACACGGGCTCTTCGCGATCGGTCGCGAGGATTTCCGCGAGCCCTTCGCAACGCTTCTGGAAGTGGAGAACTACTGCCGCGAGGAGTACTTCAGGCGGGTGGAGATGCTCGGTTCCTGA
- a CDS encoding glycosyltransferase family 39 protein, translating to MIRNDTIVERLVLVCILAIGAGLRFHNLGAPSMWWDEVLVPLICRFPSASILEWLRTIEVHPPLYYLLTKAVMSVDASDAALRLWSAVPGVLSIYVIHRIGKDLFGPVPGLAAAAFLAANPYAIWLSRIVRPYSLFLLVLLLSLWFLARWARAGGRTVPWGVVVCNLILFWTHYMMVILAPAFALAVLAGSWPRVRTFAAYSIASVASFATIIPFFLQNFDRPHWLGAGGPWEILIGVGESTLKLAWFFKGPIAWGVLALAAMGVLRAIKDHRGALAAALCLACLPVAVVMAGKLSWTQEPRYFLFIMPLVLLAAGFGTALFTGPDRKSGGMLAALALAAALGAGVAAQSASFYGERSLLGLDWISYKTAAKGVPHLVKPGEPVVVSEDGLRNALDWYVQREGGPNPLRLARIAPSDSETIVNFLWFGQMGHMAKSKQELAELYPGLVEVGTVDKLTFFKAVIPHTPVHEANALPWERRFAGLKDFIGACAELDGLEVSPYWGDELHPTLNGVPGHVDYVVENKSGADDARVRISCTYVNEGRGNTLRVLARFDDEPWQEALASDGPDPHFYRRAVLTRLKPFSRLTLRVEMLCPMLTAQYPGGNLGSMRLKDLLVEIAPAF from the coding sequence ATGATCAGAAACGACACCATCGTCGAACGCCTGGTCCTCGTGTGCATATTGGCCATCGGGGCGGGCTTGCGCTTCCACAACCTGGGCGCGCCGTCCATGTGGTGGGACGAGGTCCTGGTTCCGCTCATCTGCAGATTTCCCTCCGCGTCGATATTGGAGTGGCTGCGCACCATCGAGGTGCACCCGCCGCTGTATTACCTGCTGACCAAGGCGGTCATGTCCGTGGACGCCTCGGACGCGGCGCTCAGACTGTGGTCCGCCGTGCCGGGCGTGTTGTCCATATACGTCATCCACCGGATCGGCAAAGACCTTTTCGGTCCGGTCCCCGGGCTTGCCGCCGCCGCTTTCCTGGCGGCCAATCCCTACGCCATCTGGCTCTCGCGCATCGTCAGGCCCTACAGCCTGTTCCTGCTGGTCTTGCTTCTGTCGCTCTGGTTCCTGGCCAGATGGGCCCGCGCGGGAGGGCGGACGGTCCCGTGGGGCGTGGTGGTCTGCAACCTGATCCTGTTCTGGACCCACTACATGATGGTGATCCTGGCCCCGGCCTTCGCCCTGGCGGTTCTGGCCGGGTCCTGGCCGAGGGTGCGGACGTTTGCGGCCTACAGCATCGCCAGCGTGGCCTCTTTCGCCACCATCATACCGTTTTTCCTGCAGAACTTCGACAGACCGCACTGGCTCGGCGCGGGCGGCCCCTGGGAGATCCTGATCGGTGTCGGTGAAAGCACGCTGAAGCTGGCCTGGTTCTTCAAGGGCCCCATCGCCTGGGGGGTGCTCGCCCTGGCCGCCATGGGCGTCCTTCGCGCCATAAAGGACCACCGGGGAGCCCTGGCCGCCGCTCTCTGCCTGGCCTGCCTGCCCGTGGCCGTGGTCATGGCCGGGAAACTGTCCTGGACCCAGGAGCCGCGCTACTTCCTGTTCATCATGCCCCTTGTCCTGCTGGCCGCGGGATTCGGCACGGCTCTGTTCACCGGCCCGGACCGGAAATCGGGAGGGATGCTGGCCGCCCTGGCCCTCGCGGCCGCCCTGGGCGCGGGAGTGGCGGCCCAGTCCGCTTCGTTCTACGGCGAGCGTTCCCTCCTGGGGCTCGACTGGATCAGCTACAAGACCGCCGCCAAGGGCGTCCCCCATCTGGTCAAGCCCGGGGAGCCGGTGGTGGTCTCGGAAGACGGCCTGCGCAACGCCCTCGACTGGTACGTCCAGCGCGAAGGCGGCCCCAACCCCTTGCGCCTGGCCAGGATCGCTCCCTCGGACAGCGAAACCATCGTCAATTTCCTGTGGTTCGGCCAGATGGGGCACATGGCCAAGAGCAAGCAGGAGCTGGCGGAACTCTACCCCGGTTTGGTGGAAGTGGGTACGGTGGACAAGCTGACCTTCTTCAAGGCGGTCATCCCCCACACCCCCGTGCACGAGGCGAATGCGTTGCCGTGGGAGCGTCGCTTCGCCGGCCTCAAGGATTTCATCGGCGCCTGCGCGGAACTGGATGGCCTGGAAGTGAGCCCGTACTGGGGCGACGAACTGCACCCGACGTTGAACGGCGTGCCCGGACACGTGGATTACGTGGTGGAAAACAAGTCCGGTGCGGATGACGCGCGCGTCAGGATATCCTGCACCTACGTCAATGAAGGCCGGGGGAACACCCTGCGCGTGCTGGCGCGCTTCGACGACGAGCCCTGGCAGGAAGCCCTGGCCAGCGACGGGCCGGACCCCCACTTCTACCGCAGGGCGGTCCTCACGCGCCTCAAGCCCTTTTCGCGCCTGACGCTTCGGGTGGAGATGCTTTGCCCCATGCTCACGGCCCAGTATCCGGGCGGCAACCTGGGGTCGATGCGGCTCAAGGATTTGCTGGTCGAGATCGCGCCCGCGTTCTGA
- the aroL gene encoding shikimate kinase AroL codes for MAVSPDKNIYLVGPRACGKTTIGRKLAQALGRPFMDLDEEFVETTGRTIADVVETEGWEGFRELETAVLAAVAETPGNVVATGGGVVLKARNRELLGGGVVVYLQADPDKVVARLMAELMPEQRPALTDLSLEDEVRKTVLEREPYYMAVAQLVAPDAPLEELTARLTQELTNWQE; via the coding sequence ATGGCGGTATCGCCGGACAAGAACATCTACCTCGTGGGTCCCAGGGCCTGCGGCAAGACCACCATCGGCCGGAAGCTGGCCCAGGCGCTCGGCCGCCCCTTCATGGACCTGGACGAGGAATTCGTCGAGACCACGGGGCGCACCATCGCCGACGTGGTGGAAACCGAGGGCTGGGAAGGTTTCCGGGAGCTCGAGACGGCCGTGCTGGCCGCCGTGGCCGAAACGCCGGGCAACGTGGTCGCCACGGGCGGCGGCGTGGTGCTCAAGGCCCGCAACCGAGAGCTTCTGGGCGGCGGCGTGGTCGTCTACCTTCAGGCCGACCCGGACAAGGTGGTGGCCCGCCTCATGGCGGAACTCATGCCTGAACAGCGCCCGGCGCTGACCGACCTTTCGCTTGAGGACGAGGTGCGCAAGACCGTCCTCGAGCGCGAGCCCTACTACATGGCCGTGGCCCAGCTCGTAGCCCCGGACGCCCCCCTGGAGGAGCTGACAGCACGGCTCACCCAGGAGCTCACAAACTGGCAGGAGTGA
- a CDS encoding RNA methyltransferase, with product MLRNLAVVLFRPKFSENVGSTARAMANMGCSDLVVVAPQEWDEGRARALATAKGQDILDRMTVVDDLAAALAPFEAVYGTTARTGGWRKGLLSPETAALRAVEGLRAGSRVAVLFGPEDKGLTNDETKVCSRLLTIPTSEEASSLNLAQAVLIILYECMKAATAKPARAHVPGVQDEGGAHAAHAPGERGANDLPCPPEQGVNDGAQATGPGTNAPDGGTRPPWSGESRQTTHQEREALFANLQETLTAIDFLKEDNPDYWMLPVRGFVDRIRLKRSEFNLLMGICRQVKWAVGKGGKK from the coding sequence ATGCTGCGCAACCTGGCCGTCGTTTTGTTCCGGCCGAAATTTTCCGAGAACGTGGGTTCCACGGCCAGGGCCATGGCCAACATGGGATGTTCGGACCTCGTGGTGGTCGCTCCCCAGGAGTGGGACGAAGGCCGCGCCCGCGCCTTGGCTACGGCCAAGGGCCAGGACATCCTGGACCGCATGACCGTGGTGGACGACCTCGCCGCCGCCCTGGCCCCCTTCGAGGCCGTCTACGGCACCACCGCCCGCACGGGCGGATGGCGCAAGGGGCTGCTCTCGCCCGAGACCGCCGCGCTTCGGGCCGTGGAAGGCCTTCGCGCCGGGTCCAGGGTGGCCGTGCTCTTCGGCCCCGAGGACAAGGGGCTCACCAACGACGAGACGAAAGTCTGCTCGCGCCTGCTCACCATCCCCACATCGGAGGAGGCCAGCTCGCTCAACCTGGCCCAGGCCGTGCTCATCATCCTGTACGAGTGCATGAAGGCCGCCACGGCCAAACCGGCGCGGGCGCACGTGCCCGGTGTGCAGGACGAGGGTGGTGCTCACGCCGCGCACGCGCCGGGTGAGAGAGGAGCGAACGACCTGCCGTGCCCGCCGGAGCAGGGTGTGAATGATGGCGCTCAGGCCACGGGACCCGGGACGAATGCCCCGGACGGAGGCACCCGGCCGCCTTGGTCTGGCGAGTCGCGCCAGACCACGCACCAGGAGCGCGAGGCCCTGTTCGCCAACCTCCAGGAGACGCTTACGGCCATCGATTTCCTCAAGGAAGACAATCCCGACTACTGGATGCTGCCCGTACGCGGCTTCGTGGACCGCATCAGGCTCAAGAGAAGCGAGTTCAACCTGCTCATGGGCATCTGCCGCCAGGTGAAATGGGCGGTTGGCAAGGGCGGGAAGAAGTAA
- a CDS encoding recombination-associated protein RdgC: MGILSASGSFTRYAVVEELTGQLASELPERLARFSFRDIDDTADERSFGWVCLEDWLDSFWRAAPPEKAHYMAFSLRLDTRRVPPAVFKKHFLLAVKHEKEAMKESGKTFITKDRKQELKDQVMLKLRTRFLPIPAVFDAVWNLRSNRIWLATTNAKVRVLFEEHFTMSFGLTLEPMTPYFLARRTVDKSRITLLDDLEQSPFAAQ, encoded by the coding sequence GTGGGCATCTTATCAGCAAGCGGCAGCTTCACCCGCTACGCCGTGGTGGAGGAGCTCACCGGCCAGCTGGCGTCGGAACTGCCCGAACGCCTGGCCCGTTTCTCCTTCCGCGACATCGACGACACCGCCGACGAAAGAAGCTTCGGCTGGGTCTGCCTTGAGGACTGGCTGGACAGCTTCTGGCGCGCCGCCCCCCCGGAAAAGGCCCATTACATGGCCTTCTCGCTTCGCCTGGACACTCGCCGCGTGCCCCCCGCCGTGTTCAAGAAGCACTTCCTGCTGGCCGTCAAGCACGAGAAGGAGGCCATGAAGGAGTCCGGCAAGACCTTCATCACCAAGGACCGCAAGCAGGAGCTCAAGGACCAGGTGATGCTCAAGCTGCGCACGCGCTTCCTGCCCATCCCGGCGGTGTTCGACGCCGTGTGGAACCTGCGCTCCAACAGGATCTGGCTGGCCACCACCAACGCCAAGGTGCGCGTGCTCTTCGAGGAGCACTTCACCATGAGCTTCGGCCTCACCCTGGAGCCCATGACCCCCTATTTCCTGGCCCGGCGCACCGTGGACAAGTCCCGGATCACCCTGCTCGACGACCTGGAACAAAGCCCCTTCGCGGCCCAGTAG
- a CDS encoding ATP-dependent 6-phosphofructokinase, with amino-acid sequence MSTRARKKSLDTRIATLGPARIPSPLTYCHFVPDDQLVPIRVSTEDLDDGEQENDVLFEPAGPRADIFFDSSKVKAAIVTCGGLCPGINDVIRAIVMEAHHNYNMAATLGIRYGLQGFIPKYGHEIVELNPGNVANIHEFGGTVLGSSRGPQQPEDIVDALERSNIGVLFVIGGDGTLKAAQKIHEEVSRRGARISVIGVPKTIDNDINLVTQSFGFDTAVEKATEAIRCAHTEAIGAQGGVGLVKLMGRESGFIAAQATLALKEVNYVLVPEDPFQLQGENGLLPSLEKRLASRRHAVIVVAEGAGQHLLEQSGKTDASGNLVLGDIASLLSLEIATHFKSRDLPITLKYIDPSYMIRSVPANSNDRVYCGFLGQFAVHAAMAGKTGMVVSKVYGRFVHLPLELVTRKRKKLDLASDYWRAVLESTGQFEVSPMRGEGGAPHCI; translated from the coding sequence ATGTCCACCCGCGCCCGGAAGAAGAGCCTCGACACCCGCATCGCCACGCTGGGACCGGCCAGGATTCCCTCGCCGCTCACCTACTGCCATTTCGTGCCCGACGACCAGCTGGTGCCCATCCGGGTTTCCACCGAAGACCTGGACGACGGCGAGCAGGAGAACGACGTCCTGTTCGAGCCAGCCGGTCCGCGCGCGGACATCTTCTTCGACTCTTCCAAGGTCAAGGCGGCCATCGTCACCTGCGGCGGCCTGTGCCCCGGCATCAACGACGTCATCCGGGCCATCGTCATGGAGGCCCACCACAACTACAACATGGCCGCCACCCTGGGCATCCGCTACGGACTGCAGGGGTTCATCCCCAAGTACGGCCACGAGATCGTCGAACTCAACCCCGGCAACGTGGCCAACATCCACGAATTCGGCGGCACGGTGCTGGGCTCGTCGCGCGGGCCGCAGCAGCCCGAGGACATCGTGGACGCGCTGGAGCGCTCCAACATCGGCGTGCTCTTCGTCATCGGCGGCGACGGCACCTTGAAGGCCGCCCAGAAGATACACGAGGAGGTCAGCCGGCGCGGGGCCAGGATTTCGGTCATCGGCGTGCCCAAGACCATCGACAACGACATCAACCTGGTCACGCAGTCCTTCGGGTTCGACACTGCCGTGGAGAAGGCCACCGAGGCCATCCGCTGCGCCCACACCGAGGCCATTGGGGCGCAGGGCGGCGTGGGGCTGGTGAAGCTCATGGGCCGGGAATCCGGGTTCATCGCCGCGCAGGCCACGCTTGCGCTCAAGGAGGTGAACTACGTGCTGGTGCCCGAGGACCCGTTCCAGCTGCAGGGCGAGAACGGTCTGCTGCCCTCGCTCGAGAAGCGCCTGGCCTCGCGCAGGCACGCGGTGATCGTTGTGGCCGAGGGGGCGGGGCAGCACTTGCTGGAGCAGTCCGGCAAGACGGACGCCTCGGGCAACCTGGTGCTTGGAGACATCGCCTCGCTTCTTTCCCTGGAGATCGCCACCCACTTCAAGTCTCGCGACCTGCCCATCACGCTCAAGTACATCGACCCCAGCTATATGATCCGCTCGGTGCCGGCCAACTCCAACGACCGCGTCTACTGCGGCTTCCTGGGGCAGTTCGCGGTGCACGCGGCCATGGCGGGCAAGACGGGCATGGTGGTGAGCAAGGTCTACGGCCGGTTTGTGCACCTGCCCCTGGAGCTGGTGACGCGCAAGCGCAAGAAGCTGGATCTGGCGTCGGATTACTGGCGCGCGGTGCTGGAATCCACCGGCCAGTTCGAAGTGTCACCCATGCGGGGCGAAGGCGGCGCGCCGCACTGCATCTAG